One part of the Sebastes fasciatus isolate fSebFas1 chromosome 8, fSebFas1.pri, whole genome shotgun sequence genome encodes these proteins:
- the lrif1 gene encoding uncharacterized protein lrif1 isoform X1: MYPSMKEMDPVHSGTGIFYQAIPAVASDGKNIMKLIPVQMVDGQFFKSQNSQRKSDATQQKAVTTNIVSAPVQMVKMAALNPSATKQIVRQQVSLMSVSSNQVGLDLGYSLNKHPLHQQNANLMAIVPPMTTPATNSGKSGRPPSQLPVTVKSPTLSRGQCLQFPPNAQVPTVPASELPPVIKKPIFTSSANSSPNSGLPSAAYVSPIASVNLGLTPQSDSALDKLKLLCNIANITSREPPSKGSKLFPKVSQRPNIPIKWVIEEEDSSTAPTLDHIDCSVTSEVLRVVAGREIFGKHCDIITQPGPTLDPIDFSVTSEILRVAAQLENAGKPCDVITNPVFVSSQGKSGRGQEKTMAICNGKHQLHQQKAPMAAPVTNSRTLGRPPSQLPVTVKSPTLSRGQYLQIPPNAQVRTVQASELPPGIKKQIFTSSNNSSPSSGLPSAAYVSPIASVNLGLTPQSDSALDKLKLLCNIANKTSCGSPSKGSQPHLKLIPKVSQRPNSPIKWAIEEDDNSAAPTLDPTDSSVTSEILRVVAERENGGKHCDIITKPVSGSSQGKSGRGQENNLVMCRGKMFFVAQNPQQSLESAAPQKRQGVKILLLDGSDEVIDLCDDDTHDDTSQQAASVHMSAVTHPDEDNVIFVSYSPPKSESESESTQDLRLKTQMALVKETDQMGKSSSNNVTEQKSLDGTAGTLGRRKPGQSTSVNTVKNRTHACGSAVMHEASNISSQQTTSTKQLESMDVETKSPADPSTSDGSSEICSRMEDTHKMESSMNPAESWTSSLSPESCEMADNLLRQMFGITADVKICLQRIDGASVGSLPAEPLQCVSMRSVEDHQEPTSELKEKELFSQETDSCSGLINDERVKVLTDQELSGDSATPSPHTDIGPLKCSHFKPNTKTLSVLRNKRHLGNTSLTGTSDDVETESMIGYVEPIDEDFLSTDESDTHNSQDTAARPQTQTCVDLDTSTRRMRRKRKRTTCPCCIPGTQEPEQWVWTTERTSKKGGRTNAVRKDVKTSGRISCLTAKNKDICRTSEDPASDSLSTTSVDYDELKLHEQITRLKKLLHEKEAALELMRNSTT; this comes from the exons ATGTATCCCTcaatgaaagaaatggatcCAGTTCACAG tgGGACCGGTATCTTCTACCAGGCAATACCTGCTGTTGCATCCGATGGAAAGAACATCATGAAACTGATTCCTGTGCAAATGGTTGACGGACAGTTTTTCAAATCTCAAAATAGCCAACGCAAATCGGATGCTACACAACAGAAAGCTGTAACCACAAATATTGTCTCGGCACCTGTTCAGATGGTAAAAATGGCAGCTTTGAATCCTTCTGCCACTAAGCAAATTGTCAGACAGCAGGTTTCCCTCATGAGTGTCTCCTCTAATCAAGTAGGTTTGGATCTTGGTTATTCGCTGAACAAGCATCCACTACATCAACAAAATGCAAATTTAATGGCCATAGTACCTCCAATGACAACACCTGCAACAAACAGTGGGAAGTCAGGAAGACCTCCAAGTCAGCTCCCAGTCACAGTGAAATCTCCAACACTCTCCAGAGGACAGTGCCTTCAGTTTCCCCCTAATGCACAAGTCCCAACAGTCCCAGCATCGGAACTACCTCCGGTTATCAAGAAACCGATTTTTACTTCATCAGCCAACTCCTCTCCAAATTCAGGTTTACCCAGTGCAGCCTACGTGTCACCTATCGCAAGTGTCAATCTAGGCCTTACTCCACAAAGTGATTCTGCACTTGACAAGCTCAAGTTGCTTTGCAACATAGCAAATATAACTTCACGTGAACCTCCATCAAAAGGATCAAAATTATTTCCAAAGGTTTCACAAAGGCCCAACATCCCCATAAAGTGGGTAATTGAAGAAGAGGACAGTTCAACGGCGCCAACTCTTGATCATATCGATTGTTCCGTTACTTCAGAGGTTCTTCGCGTTGTTGCAGGGAGAGAAATATTTGGGAAGCACTGTGACATCATTACACAACCAGGTCCAACTCTTGATCCTATTGATTTTTCTGTTACGTCAGAGATTCTTCGAGTTGCTGCACAGCTAGAAAATGCTGGGAAGCCCTGTGACGTCATTACAAATCCAGTTTTTGTGTCGAGTCAGGGCAAAAGTGGACGAGGACAGGAAAAAACCATGGCCATATGCAACGGGAAGCATCAACTACATCAACAGAAAGCTCCGATGGCAGCACCTGTAACAAACAGTAGGACGTTAGGAAGACCTCCAAGTCAGCTCCCAGTCACAGTGAAATCTCCAACACTCTCCAGAGGACAGTACCTTCAGATTCCCCCTAATGCACAAGTCCGAACAGTCCAAGCATCTGAACTACCTCCGGGTATTAAGAAACAGATTTTTACTTCTTCAAACAACTCCTCTCCAAGTTCAGGTTTACCCAGTGCAGCCTACGTGTCACCTATCGCAAGTGTCAATCTAGGCCTTACTCCACAAAGTGATTCTGCACTTGACAAGCTCAAGTTGCTTTGCAACATAGCAAATAAAACTTCATGTGGATCTCCATCAAAAGGATCACAGCcacatttaaaattaattccAAAGGTTTCACAAAGGCCCAACAGCCCCATAAAGTGGGCAATTGAAGAAGATGACAACTCAGCGGCTCCCACTCTTGACCCTACTGATTCTTCTGTTACCTCAGAGATTCTTCGAGTTGTTGCTGAGAGAGAAAATGGCGGGAAGCACTGTGACATCATTACAAAACCAGTTTCTGGGTCGAGTCAGGGGAAAAGTGGACGAGGACAGGAAAACAACTTGGTCATGTGCAGGGGGAAGATGTTTTTTGTGGCCCAAAATCCCCAACAATCACTTGAGTCAGCTGCACCTCAGAAAAGGCAGGGCGTCAAAATTCTTCTTCTCGATGGGTCGGATGAAGTGATTGACCTTTGTGACGATGACACTCACGATGACACGTCTCAGCAAGCAGCATCAGTTCATATGTCAGCAGTCACTCATCCGGATGAAGACAATGTAATATTTGTGTCATATAGTCCACCAAaatctgagtctgagtctgagtcaaCACAAGATTTGAGactaaaaacacaaatggcACTTGTGAAGGAAACAGACCAGATGGGCAAAAGCAGCTCGAACAATGTGACGGAACAAAAGAGCCTGGATGGTACAGCTGGCACTCTTGGAAGAAGAAAACCTGGCCAGAGCACGTCAGTCAACACGGTCAAAAATCGGACGCATGCCTGTGGTTCAGCGGTGATGCACGAGGCCTCAAACATCAGCAGTCAGCAGACCACCTCCACCAAACAGTTGGAGAGCATGGATGTAGAAACAAAAAGTCCAGCCGATCCCAGCACCTCTGACGGCAGCAGCGAAATATGCTCTCGAATGGAGGACACCCACAAAATGGAG AGCTCTATGAATCCCGCAGAAAGCTGGACATCTTCGCTGTCACCAGAATCCTGTGAAATGGCCGATAATCTGCTGAGACAGATGTTTGGGATAACCGCGGATGTGAAGATTTGCCTGCAGAGAATCGATGGAGCCTCAGTTGGGTCTCTTCCTGCAGAACCTCTACAGTGTGTGTCCATGAGGTCAGTGGAGGATCATCAGGAACCCACGAGCGAGTTGAAAGAGAAAGAACTTTTTTCACAAGAAACTGACAGCTGCAGTGGTCTCATTAATGACGAAAGAGTGAAAGTACTAACTGACCAGGAACTGTCAGGAGACTCTGCCACTCCAAGTCCTCACACTGATATTGGACCTCTCAAATGTTCACATTTCAAACCGAACACAAAAACGCTTTCTGTTTTGAGGAATAAGCGCCATTTAGGTAACACTTCGCTCACAGGAACATCGGATGATGTTGAAACTGAGTCAATGATTGGCTACGTGGAACCCATAGATGAGGATTTCCTCAGCACAGATGAAAGTGACACCCACAACTCACAGGACACGGCTGCCCGGCCACAGACTCAGACTTGTGTGGATCTGGATACGAGCACAAGGAGAATGAGAAGAAAAAGGAAGCGCACAACGTGTCCATGTTGCATCCCTGGTACTCAAGAGCCAGAGCAGTGGGTGTGGACGACAGAGCGCACAAGTAAAAAAGGGGGAAGAACAAACGCTGtaagaaaagatgtaaaaacaTCTGGAAGGATCAGTTGTCTAACAGCCAAGAACAAGGACATATGTAGGACTTCTGAGGATCCAGCCAGTGACAGTTTATCCACAACATCCGTGGACTATGATGAACTAAAACTACATGAACAGATCACAAGACTCAAA
- the lrif1 gene encoding uncharacterized protein lrif1 isoform X2, producing the protein MAIVPPMTTPATNSGKSGRPPSQLPVTVKSPTLSRGQCLQFPPNAQVPTVPASELPPVIKKPIFTSSANSSPNSGLPSAAYVSPIASVNLGLTPQSDSALDKLKLLCNIANITSREPPSKGSKLFPKVSQRPNIPIKWVIEEEDSSTAPTLDHIDCSVTSEVLRVVAGREIFGKHCDIITQPGPTLDPIDFSVTSEILRVAAQLENAGKPCDVITNPVFVSSQGKSGRGQEKTMAICNGKHQLHQQKAPMAAPVTNSRTLGRPPSQLPVTVKSPTLSRGQYLQIPPNAQVRTVQASELPPGIKKQIFTSSNNSSPSSGLPSAAYVSPIASVNLGLTPQSDSALDKLKLLCNIANKTSCGSPSKGSQPHLKLIPKVSQRPNSPIKWAIEEDDNSAAPTLDPTDSSVTSEILRVVAERENGGKHCDIITKPVSGSSQGKSGRGQENNLVMCRGKMFFVAQNPQQSLESAAPQKRQGVKILLLDGSDEVIDLCDDDTHDDTSQQAASVHMSAVTHPDEDNVIFVSYSPPKSESESESTQDLRLKTQMALVKETDQMGKSSSNNVTEQKSLDGTAGTLGRRKPGQSTSVNTVKNRTHACGSAVMHEASNISSQQTTSTKQLESMDVETKSPADPSTSDGSSEICSRMEDTHKMESSMNPAESWTSSLSPESCEMADNLLRQMFGITADVKICLQRIDGASVGSLPAEPLQCVSMRSVEDHQEPTSELKEKELFSQETDSCSGLINDERVKVLTDQELSGDSATPSPHTDIGPLKCSHFKPNTKTLSVLRNKRHLGNTSLTGTSDDVETESMIGYVEPIDEDFLSTDESDTHNSQDTAARPQTQTCVDLDTSTRRMRRKRKRTTCPCCIPGTQEPEQWVWTTERTSKKGGRTNAVRKDVKTSGRISCLTAKNKDICRTSEDPASDSLSTTSVDYDELKLHEQITRLKKLLHEKEAALELMRNSTT; encoded by the exons ATGGCCATAGTACCTCCAATGACAACACCTGCAACAAACAGTGGGAAGTCAGGAAGACCTCCAAGTCAGCTCCCAGTCACAGTGAAATCTCCAACACTCTCCAGAGGACAGTGCCTTCAGTTTCCCCCTAATGCACAAGTCCCAACAGTCCCAGCATCGGAACTACCTCCGGTTATCAAGAAACCGATTTTTACTTCATCAGCCAACTCCTCTCCAAATTCAGGTTTACCCAGTGCAGCCTACGTGTCACCTATCGCAAGTGTCAATCTAGGCCTTACTCCACAAAGTGATTCTGCACTTGACAAGCTCAAGTTGCTTTGCAACATAGCAAATATAACTTCACGTGAACCTCCATCAAAAGGATCAAAATTATTTCCAAAGGTTTCACAAAGGCCCAACATCCCCATAAAGTGGGTAATTGAAGAAGAGGACAGTTCAACGGCGCCAACTCTTGATCATATCGATTGTTCCGTTACTTCAGAGGTTCTTCGCGTTGTTGCAGGGAGAGAAATATTTGGGAAGCACTGTGACATCATTACACAACCAGGTCCAACTCTTGATCCTATTGATTTTTCTGTTACGTCAGAGATTCTTCGAGTTGCTGCACAGCTAGAAAATGCTGGGAAGCCCTGTGACGTCATTACAAATCCAGTTTTTGTGTCGAGTCAGGGCAAAAGTGGACGAGGACAGGAAAAAACCATGGCCATATGCAACGGGAAGCATCAACTACATCAACAGAAAGCTCCGATGGCAGCACCTGTAACAAACAGTAGGACGTTAGGAAGACCTCCAAGTCAGCTCCCAGTCACAGTGAAATCTCCAACACTCTCCAGAGGACAGTACCTTCAGATTCCCCCTAATGCACAAGTCCGAACAGTCCAAGCATCTGAACTACCTCCGGGTATTAAGAAACAGATTTTTACTTCTTCAAACAACTCCTCTCCAAGTTCAGGTTTACCCAGTGCAGCCTACGTGTCACCTATCGCAAGTGTCAATCTAGGCCTTACTCCACAAAGTGATTCTGCACTTGACAAGCTCAAGTTGCTTTGCAACATAGCAAATAAAACTTCATGTGGATCTCCATCAAAAGGATCACAGCcacatttaaaattaattccAAAGGTTTCACAAAGGCCCAACAGCCCCATAAAGTGGGCAATTGAAGAAGATGACAACTCAGCGGCTCCCACTCTTGACCCTACTGATTCTTCTGTTACCTCAGAGATTCTTCGAGTTGTTGCTGAGAGAGAAAATGGCGGGAAGCACTGTGACATCATTACAAAACCAGTTTCTGGGTCGAGTCAGGGGAAAAGTGGACGAGGACAGGAAAACAACTTGGTCATGTGCAGGGGGAAGATGTTTTTTGTGGCCCAAAATCCCCAACAATCACTTGAGTCAGCTGCACCTCAGAAAAGGCAGGGCGTCAAAATTCTTCTTCTCGATGGGTCGGATGAAGTGATTGACCTTTGTGACGATGACACTCACGATGACACGTCTCAGCAAGCAGCATCAGTTCATATGTCAGCAGTCACTCATCCGGATGAAGACAATGTAATATTTGTGTCATATAGTCCACCAAaatctgagtctgagtctgagtcaaCACAAGATTTGAGactaaaaacacaaatggcACTTGTGAAGGAAACAGACCAGATGGGCAAAAGCAGCTCGAACAATGTGACGGAACAAAAGAGCCTGGATGGTACAGCTGGCACTCTTGGAAGAAGAAAACCTGGCCAGAGCACGTCAGTCAACACGGTCAAAAATCGGACGCATGCCTGTGGTTCAGCGGTGATGCACGAGGCCTCAAACATCAGCAGTCAGCAGACCACCTCCACCAAACAGTTGGAGAGCATGGATGTAGAAACAAAAAGTCCAGCCGATCCCAGCACCTCTGACGGCAGCAGCGAAATATGCTCTCGAATGGAGGACACCCACAAAATGGAG AGCTCTATGAATCCCGCAGAAAGCTGGACATCTTCGCTGTCACCAGAATCCTGTGAAATGGCCGATAATCTGCTGAGACAGATGTTTGGGATAACCGCGGATGTGAAGATTTGCCTGCAGAGAATCGATGGAGCCTCAGTTGGGTCTCTTCCTGCAGAACCTCTACAGTGTGTGTCCATGAGGTCAGTGGAGGATCATCAGGAACCCACGAGCGAGTTGAAAGAGAAAGAACTTTTTTCACAAGAAACTGACAGCTGCAGTGGTCTCATTAATGACGAAAGAGTGAAAGTACTAACTGACCAGGAACTGTCAGGAGACTCTGCCACTCCAAGTCCTCACACTGATATTGGACCTCTCAAATGTTCACATTTCAAACCGAACACAAAAACGCTTTCTGTTTTGAGGAATAAGCGCCATTTAGGTAACACTTCGCTCACAGGAACATCGGATGATGTTGAAACTGAGTCAATGATTGGCTACGTGGAACCCATAGATGAGGATTTCCTCAGCACAGATGAAAGTGACACCCACAACTCACAGGACACGGCTGCCCGGCCACAGACTCAGACTTGTGTGGATCTGGATACGAGCACAAGGAGAATGAGAAGAAAAAGGAAGCGCACAACGTGTCCATGTTGCATCCCTGGTACTCAAGAGCCAGAGCAGTGGGTGTGGACGACAGAGCGCACAAGTAAAAAAGGGGGAAGAACAAACGCTGtaagaaaagatgtaaaaacaTCTGGAAGGATCAGTTGTCTAACAGCCAAGAACAAGGACATATGTAGGACTTCTGAGGATCCAGCCAGTGACAGTTTATCCACAACATCCGTGGACTATGATGAACTAAAACTACATGAACAGATCACAAGACTCAAA
- the renbp gene encoding N-acylglucosamine 2-epimerase has protein sequence MQTSVLGHEGTMSVVKLEEWRERIRKELDNVVDFWLKYSHDTTHGGFFTCIGKDGKVYDELKYVWLQGRQVWMYCRLYRTMDRFHKPEILEAAKAGGAFLRKFARVSSGSGGQLKCAFCLTRDGKAVKIQRTIFSECFYVMAMDELSRVIGDKDMQLEAEQMMEQLIYWVKVDSSGLGRPQLPGDVPTNSMAVPMMLLCLVQQLTEGRGQEVVQKYSELASWCVQQILQHIQRDGTAILENVSLEGAELPGCSGRLQNPGHALEAGWFLLQLSREQEDEELQRTAINKFVELPYQCGWDKEHGGLFYFLDVDGHCPTQLEWNMKLWWPHCEALIAFLMAYNQTKKPELLERFSEVYQYTFNHFPDAKSGEWFGYLTQEGKVALDLKGGPFKGFFHVPRCLYMCERILDDLLGNKD, from the exons atGCAGACGTCTGTTCTCGGACACGAAG GAACTATGTCTGTGGTGAAGCTGGAAGAGTGGCGAGAGCGGATTCGTAAAGAACTGGACAACGTAGTGGACTTCTGGCTCAAATACTCACATGACACAACGCATGG AGGCTTCTTCACTTGTATCGGGAAGGATGGGAAGGTTTATGATGAGCTGAAGTACGTCTGGTTGCAGGGTCGACAG GTGTGGATGTATTGTCGCCTGTACCGAACCATGGATCGCTTCCACAAGCCTGAAATCCTCGAAGCCGCAAAagccg GAGGAGCATTCCTGAGAAAGTTTGCTCGTGTCTCCAGTGGCAGCGGTGGCCAGTTGAAGTGTGCCTTCTGCTTAACGAGGGATGGTAAAGCAGTCAAAATTCAGAGGACTATATTCAGTGAGTGTTTCTACGTCATGGCCATGGATGAACTGAGCAGGGTCATTGGGGACAAGGACATGCag CTGGAGGCTGAACAGATGATGGAGCAGCTGATCTACTGGGTTAAGGTGGACTCGTCAGGCCTGGGCAGGCCCCAGCTTCCTGGAGACGTTCCCACCAACAGCATGGCAGTTCCCATGATGCTCTTGTGTCTGGTGCAACAGCTAACTGAAGGCCGGGGTCAGGAGGTCGTTCAGAAGTACAGTGAGCTGGCCAGCTGGTGTGTACAGCAGATTCTACAACACATCCAG AGAGACGGCACAGCTATTTTAGAGAATGTGTCACTGGAGGGAGCAGAGCTACCGGGTTGCTCGGGCCGACTTCAGAACCCAG GCCATGCCCTGGAAGCAGGCTGGTTCCTGCTTCAGCTCAGTAGAGAGCAGGAGGACGAGGAGCTCCAGAGGACTGCCATTAACAAGTTTGTGGAGCTCCCTTATCAGTGCGGCTGGGATAAAGAGCATGGCGGCCTCTTCTACTTCCTGGATGTGGATGGTCACTGCCCCACACAG TTGGAGTGGAACATGAAGCTGTGGTGGCCCCACTGTGAGGCTCTCATCGCATTCCTGATGGCCTACAATCAAACCAAGAAGCCAGAGCTGCTGGAGAGATTCTCTGAAGTTTATCAATACACCTTTAACCAT TTTCCTGATGCTAAGAGCGGAGAGTGGTTTGGCTATTTGACACAAGAAGGGAAAGTGGCACTGGATTTGAAAGGAGGCCCTTttaaag GGTTCTTCCATGTGCCTCGCTGCCTGTACATGTGCGAGCGTATTCTGGACGATCTGCTGGGTAACAAGGACTGA
- the pex10 gene encoding peroxisome biogenesis factor 10, protein MPLAPANQSQLIRSSQKDEYYQTFLRNNANEAFQTLAGSKRWLDWRREIELLSDLAYYGLTTFSGNQTLGEEYVNIVQVDPTKRRVPSRSRRGLFVLCHSFFPYLLDKVLVCLENELECGQDGRNGVRQRRAASGLWSLESWLRRWMQRAVGLLSEPQRKACQPAVFVLHQSLTLLHRLHVALFYISGSFYHLSKRAAGIGYLRVMGLNSDDVTIRSSYRLLGALSLLQLLITVCLQLNNFRQKQRARQEWKLYRTLSPQRTHRSGPRAASCILCLEERRHSTSTPCGHLFCWECITEWCNTKAECPLCREKFQPHRLVYLRNYS, encoded by the exons ATGCCGCTCGCTCCTGCAAACCAGTCCCAGTTGATTCGGTCCAGTCAGAAGGATGAATATTATCAAACCTTCCTGAGAAACAACGCGAATGAAGCTTTCCAAACACTCGCTG GATCCAAAAGATGGCTGGACTGGAGGAGAGAGATCGAGCTGCTGTCAGACCTTGCATACTACGGTTTAACAACATTCTCAG GTAACCAGACCCTGGGCGAAGAATATGTCAACATCGTGCAGGTGGATCCCACCAAACGCAGAGTCCCCTCTCGGTCCAGACGAGGCCTCTTCGTCCTCTGCCATTCCTTCTTTCCGTACCTCCTTGACAAGGTCCTGGTGTGCCTGGAGAATGAGCTGGAATGTGGGCAGGACGGCCGAAACGGTGTCAGGCAGCGGCGGGCGGCGTCCGGGCTGTGGAGCCTGGAGTCTTGGCTGAGGAGATGGATGCAGCGGGCGGTGGGGCTGTTGTCGGAGCCCCAGAGGAAGGCGTGCCAGCCGGCCGTGTTTGTCCTCCATCAGAGTCTGACCCTACTGCACCGACTCCACGTGGCTCTGTTCTACATCAGCGGCTCCTTCTACCACCTGTCCAAGAGGGCGGCTGGTATCGGATAT CTGCGTGTGATGGGGCTCAACAGCGATGACGTGACCATCAGGAGCAGCTACAGGCTGTTGGGGGCGCTGTCCCTCCTGCAGCTTCTCATCACCGTGTGTCTGCAGCTCAACAActtcagacagaaacagagagccAGGCAGGAGTGGAAGCTCTACAGGACTCTCAG TCCTCAGCGCACACACAGATCTGGACCCAGAGCTGCCAGCTGTATCCTCtgcctggaggagaggaggcactccacctccaccccctGTGGACACCTCTTCTGCTGGGAGTGCATCACTGAGTGGTGCAACACCAAG GCAGAGTGCCCCTTGTGTCGGGAGAAGTTCCAGCCCCACAGACTGGTGTACCTGAGGAACTACAGCTAG